One Corynebacterium aurimucosum genomic window, TTCTCCTCGTTCGGGGCGTAGTAGCCGCCGAGGTCGACGGGGGAGCCTTGGACGTCGAGAAGCGCCTGCTCAATCTCGCCTGCCTTGGCCTCGAGGGACTCAGCAACTGGCTTGAAAGCCTCGGCCAGCTCGGCGTCGTCGGTCTGTGCAGCCAGCTCCTTGGCCCAGTTAAGGGTCAGGAAGAAGTGGGAGCCGCGGTTGTCGTTCTCGCCGACCTTGCGGGACGGGGACTTGCCCTCATCCAGCAGGGTCTCGGTGGCCTTGTCCAGAGCAGCGGCCAGCACGCCGGCCTTGGCGTTGCCGTTGGTGTTGTGCTCGTGGCGGAAGGACTCAGCCAGGGCCAGGAACTCACCGAGGGAGTCCCAGCGCAGGTGGTTTTCTTCCTGGACCTGCTGGACGTGCTTCGGGGCGGAGCCGCCGGCACCGGTCTCGAACAGGCCGCCGCCAGCCATGAGCGGAACCACGGAGAGCATCTTTGCGGAGGTGCCTAGCTCGAGAATGGGGAAGAGGTCGGTGTTGTAGTCACGCAGGACGTTGCCGGTGACCGAGATGGTGTCCTCGCCCTTGCGGATGCGCTCGACGGAGATCTTGGTCGCGGTAACCGGATCCTCGATGGAGATGTCGAGACCCTCGGTGTCGTGATCCTGCAGGTACTTGTTGACCAGCTCGATGAGGTTGGCATCGTGGCCGCGCTCCGGGTCGAGCCAGAAGATGGCCTTCATGCCGGACAGGCGGGCACGGTTGACGGCCAGCTTGACCCAGTCCTGGATCGGGGCGTCCTTGGTCTGGCAAGCGCGCCAGATGTCGCCCTCCTCCACGTCGTGGGAGATAAGGGCCTCACCCTTGGAGTTGCGGACCTCAACGGTGCCGGCAGCCGGCACCTTGAAGGTCTTGTTGTGGGAGCCGTACTCCTCAGCCTTCTGTGCCATGAGGCCGACGTTCGGGACGGTCCCCATGGTGGTCGGATCGTAGGCGCCGTTAGCCTTGCAGTCCTCGATGACTGCCTGGTAAACGCCGGCGTAGGAGGAATCCGGGATGACGGCGAGGGTGTCCTGCTCCTCGTCGTTCTTGTTCCACATGTGGCCGGAGGTGCGGATCATAGCCGGCATGGAGGCATCGATGATGACGTCGGACGGAACGTGCAGGTTGGTAATACCCTTGTGGGAGTTGACCATGGCGAGGTCCGGACCGTCGACAAGCGCGTCGTCGAAGGCAGCCTTGATCTCAGCACCGTTCTCGAGCTTGTCCAGACCCTCGTAGATAGCGCCCAGGCCGTTCTCGCCGTTGAGGCCAGCAGCCTCGAGCTCCTCGCCGTACTTCTCAAAGACATCAGCGAAGAAAGCGCGGACGACATGGCCGAAGATGATGGGGTCAGACACCTTCATCATGGTGGCCTTGAGGTGAGCGGAGAAGAGCACGCCCTCTTCCTTGGCACGGGCAACCTGAGCCTTGAGGAACTCGTCGAGTGCCTTGGCGGACATGAAGGTGCCGTCGATGACCTCGCCCTTGAGGACCGGCAGCTTCTCCAGCAGGGGCTGCTCGCCCTCGGCGGTCTTCAGAACGATGGAGAGGGTGTCCTCCTCCGGCATGATGACGGACTTCTCGTTGTGGCGGAAGTCGTTAGCGTCCATGGTGGCCACGTTAGTCTTGGAATCAGCGGACCACGCGCCCATCTTGTGCGGGTTCTTCTTAGCAAAGTTCTTGACTGCAATCGGGGCGCGGCGGTCGGAGTTGCCCTCACGCAGAACCGGGTTCACAGCGGAGCCCTTGACGGCGTCGTACTTCTCCTGAGCCTCTTCGTACTCCGGGAGATCAAAACCGGCTGCCTGCAGCTCAGCGATGGCCTTCTTCAGCTGCACCAGGGAAGCGGAGATGTTCGGCAGCTTAATGATGTTGGCTTCCGGCGTCTTGGCCAGCTCGCCGAGCTCAGCCAGGGCATCGGAGACCTTCTTGTCACCAAGGCGCTCCGGGAACTGGGCCAGGATGCGGCCGGCTAGGGAAATGTCGCGGGTTTCCACCTCGATGCCTGCGGTGGACGCGAAGGCCTCCACGACGGGCTTGAAGGAGTAGGTCGCCAGCAACGGCGCCTCGTCGGTACGGGTCCAGATAATCTTTGCCATGGTTCTCCTAAAGAAGTTGAAAACTGTTCAACCTCACAGGATACCTGTCTTATTTTCTCGCGGTGCCGGTCCCCCTGTGACTCGCGCCACCCGCGGGAGGGGTCTGTGTACTTGGCACAACCTTTCCGGCTGGACTTACGAGCTCGGGAAGGGAAGTACTAAGGTCTGCCCCCGTGAAACCGATGAATACCAGTATCCAACGCCGCCCCGTCCCGCGCCAGACGGAAATCTCCGCGACGCGCCGCACCATCGTGATGATCGCCATGGCGCTGGGCGCTTTTGCCATCGGCACCACGGAGTTCACCTCCATGGGCCTGCTGCCGCTCATCGCGGATGATTTCGGTATTACGGAAGACACGGCGTCGGTGGTTATCTCCGTCTACGCGCTCGGCGTCGTCGTGGGCGCGCCGGTCATCGCTGCACTCACGGGCAAGCTCCCACGCCGCCGCCTCATCATCCTGCTGATCGCTTTCTTGCTCGTGGGTAACCTGCTGACAGCCTTGGCCCCGAATTACGGTGTTCTGCTGGTGGCGCGCTTCATCGCCGGTCTGCCGCATGGCGCATACTTTTCCGTAGCTAATCTGGCGGCGGCCTCGATGGCCCCACCGGGCAAGCAAGGGTTTGCCATGTCGATGGTGGGCATGGGCCTTTCCGTTGCCACCGTGATCGGTGTACCGGCAGCCCAAGCCCTAGGCCAGGGACTGGGCTGGCATTCGGCCTACTACTTGGTCGTGGTCCTTGCAGCCTTAACGATGGTGCTGCTCTTTTTCCTCTTCCCGCACATGACGCGTATGCCGGAAACGGATATGTTCACCGAGCTCGGCGCGTTGAAGAACAGCCAGGTCCTGCTCACCGTGTTCCTCGGCACCGTCGGCTTCGGCGGTATGTTCGCCGTCTACACCTACATCACGTGGACCATGACGGAGGTCGCCGGCATGGACCCGAACCACACCTGGATTGTGCTCATGGCCTATGGCATCGGTATGACTGTCGGCAACGTCGCCGGCGGTGCGCTGGCAGACCGAAACCTGGAATTTGGCATCATCTTTGCTCTCATCTGCATGGTCGGTGTGTCCGTGGCCTTCTACTTCCTGGCGCACAACGCGTGGGCGGGCACGATTGCCTTTGGTGTCTTGGCCTTCTTTGGCTCCATTCTCGTGCCCTCTCTGCAGCTTCGCCTCGTCAACGTGGCGGGGGATGCGCAGAGCCTCGCGGCGGCCTTGAACCAGTCGGCCCTCAATATCGCCAATGCGGCGGGTGCTGCTATCGGCGGTGCGGTCGTGGGCGCAGGTTATTCCTATAACTCCACCGCCCTCGCTGGTGCGGGGTTGGCGGTGGCCGGCTGCATCACCTGGGTTATCACCATGTGGGACAAGCGCCGCCTAGCCCCTTCCGTGAAGATTATTGAACAGAGTTAGACTGGCCGGCATGAGTTTCACCATCGCCTCCGTCAACGTTAACGGCATCCGCGCGGCCTGCAAACAGCGCAATGAGAACAACCCGGGTATGAACGCGTGGTTGGAGACCACGCCGGCCGACGTCGTCCTCATGCAGGAGGTGCGCGCCAACCCCGAGCAGACCCAGAAGGCCCTGGCCCCAGCCCTGGAGGCCGGATGGAACCTGGTGCAGGCCGAATCCGCCGCCAAGGGCCGCGCGGGCGTGGGCATCCTATCGAAGCATGCGCTTGGCGACGTCTCCGTAGGCTTCGGCTCCTTCGCCGAATCCGGCCGCTTCATCGCCGCCACCGTGGAAGGCGTGCGCGTGGCCTCTTTGTATCTGCCCTCCGGCGATACTGATTCCCCGAAGCAGGATGAGAAGTACCTCTTCTTGGATGAATTCTCTGAAGTTTTGGATGAGATGGCCGCGACGTATCCGGAGTCTGTTATCGGCGGTGATTGGAACATCTGCCACCGCGCCCAGGACTTGAAGAACAACAAGCCCAACGAGAAGAAGTCCGGACACTTGCCGGAGGAGCGAGCCTTCATGGACCGCGTTTTTGGCTCTTTCCCGGATGATGAGCCCCAGGAGAAGAAGGGGCTTGGGGACTGGCTCGGCGTGGTGGACTACGAAACCAAGACCGCCTGGGAGGCGGCCAAGGATCCGCAATGGTTTGACGTCGCCAGGCGCCTGCACCCGGAGGCCGAGGGGCCCTATACCTGGTGGACCTACCGCGGCCAGGCTTTCAACAACGACGCCGGGTGGCGCATTGACTATCAGGCTGCCACGAAGGCCATGCTGGAGCGCGCGCAGCGCACGTGGGTGGAGAAGGCGCCGACGGTGGAGGAGCGCTGGTCCGATCACTCTCCGCTTCTGGTGGAGTACAAGTAGCCCACATCAAGTAGTGGTACGATAATCCCGTCTTAACGTCCTTTTCTATTTCGCAGGAGATGCTCATGACCCGCGCAATCATCTACTTTGTCCTCGGCGCTATTCTGCTTGCCCTGGGTATCTGGTGGTGGACCATCGTCGGACCGTCCTTTGCCTTCCTTGGCCCGATCGTCCTCCAGGGTGTTGGCGGCGCGTTCATGGTGGCCGGTTTCGCCGTGATGATGGACGTTATTAGCCCGACCTCCCGCAAGATTTAACCGACGCAGCGCCTCCCCGGCGGAGGCGGCAGAGTAGAGTGATCAACCATGACTGACTCCACTTCTGCATCGACCTCCGCTTCTCGAGTCCTCTCTGGTATTCAGCCCACGGCGGACTCCTACCACCTGGGTAACTACCTTGGAGCGCTCAAGCAGTGGATTGACCTGCAAGACTCCCACGAGGCTTTTTACTTCATCCCGGACCTGCACGCCATCACAGTGGAGCAGAACCCGGAGGAGCTGCGCCACCGCACCGTGGCGGGCGCCGCGCAGCTCATCGCATTGGGCATTGACCCGGCGAAATCCACCCTCTTCGTACAATCCCACGTCCCCGCACACGCGGAGCTGACGTGGGTTTTGCAGTGCCTGACCGGCTTCGGTGAGGCTTCCCGCATGACCCAGTTCAAGGACAAGTCCCTCAAACAGGGCCAGGACCGCACGTCCGTGGGCCTATTTACCTATCCCGTCCTGATGGCCGCGGATATCCTCCTGTATTCCCCGCACTATGTGCCGGTGGGGGAGGATCAGCGCCAGCACCTTGAGCTCACCCGCAACCTGGCGGAGCGCTTCAACAACAAGTACGGCGAGGTCTTCCGTGTGCCGGAGGCCTTCATTCCGGAAGGTTCGGCCAAGATTTATGACCTGCAGGAGCCAACGGCCAAGATGTCGAAGTCGGGTGCTAACCCGAAGGGCATCGTAAACCTGCTCGATGCTCCCAAGACCTCCGCCAAGCGCATCAAGTCCGCGGTGACCGATGACCTTGGCGTGGTGGCCTTTGACCGCGAGAAGCAGCCCGGTGTGTCCAACCTGCTGGCCATTCAGTCCGCGCTGACTGGCGAGAGCATCCCGGACCTCGTGGACAAGTACGAGGGCCAGGGCTATGGCCACCTGAAGGTGGACACGGCGGAAGCACTTGAGGCTTTCACCACTCCGCTGAAGGCTCGCTACGACGAGCTCATGGAAGACCGCGGCGAGTTGGAGCGTATTTTGGCCAAGGGCGCCGAGCACGCCACGGAGATTGCCACCCCGCTCGTGGACAAGGTCTACGAGGCGGTGGGCTTTCTCCCCGCGCGTCGCGGCTGAGTTGGCTAGCATGATGAAGACTGTGTAGAGGATTCTGTAACTTATTTCTGTAATTCATAAAAAGGGGAAAGCCTGTGGCGCCAACGACTCAACCCGATGAGAAAAAGACTGATGATTACGGCATCGAGCGTGCATATGCCGATGAGCCGGGAGCGGTAGATAAGGTCCGCGAGAAGTCCGGTTTTATCGACCACATCATGAAGATGCTGGATCGCTACGGTAGCCAAGGCGGCAACCAGTTCGCGGCCGGAATTACGTATTTCTCGGTTCTTGCTATCTTCCCCATCTTCATGCTCACGGTGGCAGCCATCGCCACCGTGTTGGCCAATCGCCCCGATCTCATGCAACAACTGGAAGAGCAGATCGCGAACGCCGTGTCGGGCGATCTGGGGGATTCGATTACGGAGCTTCTCCATACCGCGATTGAACAGCGCGGTGCGATGTACGGCATCGGTGGCCTCACCACCCTGTGGTCTGGGCTCGGCTGGATGAATAACCTGCGCATCGGCATTTCGGCGATGTGGATGCAGGATCCGACTGACGCCCCGGGCAACTTTGTGACCAAGAAGCTCAGCGACCTGCTGGGGCTCATCGGCCTGCTCGTGGCCATGGTTATCGCCTTCGGCGTGACGGCGGCGGGTTCCTCCGGACTGACCCAAAAGATCTTCGAGTGGGTTGGTATCGAGTCCTTCCCAGGAATGGGAACGGTGCTGGTTATCGCCGGCATCGTGATCGGTCTCATCGCTAACTTCCTCGTCTTCTGGTGGATGGTGGCTTTCCTGCCGCGCACGAAGGTGCCCACCAAGTCTGGTCTGAAGGGCGCGGCTATCGGCGCTGTGATCTTTGAGGCCATCAAACAGCTGTCCACCATCATCATGTCCTCCGCGGCAGGCAACCCGGCCGGCGCCGTGTTTGGCCCGGTGATCGTCCTCATGGTGGTCATGTACTTGGTCTGGCGCGTCGTGCTTTACGTCTCCGCCTGGACAGCCACCACCGAGGAGTCCCTCGAGCTGCTGGTTCCGCCGGTTCCGGATCAGGCAGTCATCCGCGTCCGCAACGAGATCCGCCAGGGCCCGAACACGGGCGTGACCTTGGGCGCCGGTGCTGCCCTTGGTGCGGCCGCCGCGGGTGCGTGGGCCCTGCTGCGGCGAAAGTAGGGCGGGATGCTACCAGCGTCTTTTGCCCCGAACCTTTATACGCACTTCACCCTGGATTCGCGCGCGACCTCACGCGAGCTCAGCGTGCAGCTAGCGGCTGCCGACGCCCACCTCGAAGGCCTCGGCTACCTCCCCGAGGACTCCGAACGCGAGGAACTCGCCGTTGCCGCCCGCATTCTCTGCGAGCCCTCGTCCCGAGCCAGCTATGACCAAATGATGGAATCAGGTGCTCGGCTCACGTGGGCGCAGCTCGATGACTACGCCACTACCGGCCGCTGGGGCGAGAGCTATCATGCTGCCACACCCGCCGCGCCTGTTCAGGACGCCCCGCGCGCTACTCCTGGCACCCGAGTGCTTTTGGCCGTCATCGACTACGTCATTGCGGCGATTGGTGTGTCCCTCTTGCTAAGCGTCGGGGTATACAACTCCACTCTCAATGAGGTCTGGCTCACCAGTTTCTCGGGGATCATCACGGTGGCCTATTACATCTGCTTCGAAGTCCTAGTTGGGGCAACGCCGGCGAAGCTGATAGCTGGATACACGGTGCGCGATGTCACCACCCACAACAAGCTCACCTGGCAGCAGAGCATCAAGCGCAACTGGTGGCGCGTGGCCTCCCTCGTGCCGCTCATCGGCCCGCTCATTGCCTTCTTTGGTGCCCTGTACGTGGTGACCACGATTGGTCCGAAGAATGCGCTGCGCGGCCAGCACGACATTATGGCTAACGCCGAAGTAGTGAAAAAGTAGCAACCACTACGACCAGGAGAGCGACGAGCCCTGCCACGAGCCACCCAATCCAGCCCTGCGAGTCCCCAAAGGATGAAGACCCCGCAGTCGCCTCCGGGGTGGCGGGCGTGGACGGCGTGGTAGGAGCCGGGGTGGTTGGTGCAGATTCCGAGGGCTCCTCTTGTCCAGCCGCGAAATCATCCACAAGCCCTACGCCATCGCCGGGGCGGACGTCGGAGGCTTCGTCGAGAAGCATCTGCGCCTGCTCCCAAGCGCGGAAACCATGCTCGACGGTTGTATCGAGGAGGACCGCCTGCAGGCGGCGCCCGCCGCGATTAATCGCGCCGACGAAGGTATGGTGCGCGTCCTCGGTATAGCCCGTCTTGCCGCCGATACCATCCGGGTCGTTGAGGAAGAGCCCATTGTCGTTCCACAGCTCATAACCGGGCATGTCACCCCAGCCGGGAAACTCCACGTGCTCGGTATCGACGATGCGCGCGAAGGTGTCGTTGGCAAAAGCCGCGCGGTAGATCAACGAGATATCCGCCGCGGACGTCGACATGCCTGCCGCGTCCAAACCGGAGTAGCTCGCCGCCACCGTCGAGCGCGTGCCAATCTCCTGTGCCTTCGCGTTGACTTTCTCCAGCGCCTTCTCATCCCCGCCAACAGCCTGCGCGAGGGCGTGCGCGGCGTCGTTGCCGGAAGCCATGAGTAGACCCTGTAAAAGCTGCTCCACGGTATAGACACCATCGGGGCCGAGGCCGACGGCGGAGCCTTCGACGGAGGCGTCGTCAAGCGTGGCGGTGATGCGCTGGTCCAGGGGCAGCTCTTCGATGACCACGAGCGCCAGCAGCGCCTTGATGATGGAGGCTGGGCGGTAGCGCCCGTTGGGATCCTTCATGGCGATGATTTCGCCAGTATCCAGGTCGCTAACCATCCACGCCGAAGCCACAACGTCCTTATTGACCCGAAAACCGCGCGGGGCTGTCACACCGCACGCAGCGCCCTCAACCGCGGGAAGGGGAGTGGGCGCTTCCTGGCCAGGTGCCAACCTCTCAGAGGTGGTCGTCGGTTCCTCGGGAACAAGGGAATGCGGGCAGGAGTCGGTATCCGGCGCGGTGGTGCGCGTGGGCGATGAGGACTCTTCCTCTTCTGCAAACGCGGGCGGCGTCGCGGCTAAGGCGAGGGCAGTGAGGATCGCGGGGACATGTTTCATAGCGTGCTTAATCCTAGACCGCGTCCTAGGATGATCCTCATGCATGACGCACCTCTGATTAGCCCCGAAAATAAAGACTCCGGCGCTGAGATTTTCGCCGGTCTGCCCAAGGTGACGCTCTTGGCGCCGTTGCCCACGGATGCTTCCACCCCAGAGGAGCTCCGCGCGGCCACGCACGCTGTTGTGCAGGCGCTTGCCAGCGACCACGTGGTCTACGCCGAGCTCCGCCTGTGCCCCAGTGCTTTCTCCTTCGGTGCCGCCGAGGCGCTCGCTGCGGCGCGGGAAGGACTCGACGTTCCTGGAATTGATGCTCGCCTCCTCGTTGAGGGCGATGCCAATAGCTGGGATGTAGGCGAAGGCGTTGCTGGTGCTGCGCTGACAAAGTTGTCTGCGGCTGAGAAGCTCCGCGCAGATTTCATCCCGTGGGAGCGGGACGTTGCCTCCTATGAGGATGCCGTGGTGGCTGTGCAGGCGGGTGCGACACGCCTTGTGCACGCCACTGATCTTGTCGATGACTTCAGCGCTGATCTCGACGGCGTTCGCCCTGGCAAGGCATCCGCGTGGGTGCGGGATCGCCGCATCGCGTTGACCTTCGCGCCGCTGGAGGAGCTGCCCGCAGAGGAGCTGGCTGACCATCCTCTGCCGCTGCTGCAGCAGCTTGGCTTTACCTGCACCGTGGCAGGCGAGAAGCTCAGTGACGTTTTCCTGGCCCTGAGCGAGACCTTCGGCTATGGGCTGGAGGAGTTCTTCGATCTCACTATCAAGGCGATTGAGAACTCTTTTGCCAGTGAAGAAGACCGCCAGCGCCTCATCGAGCAGGAAATCCTACCCGCCTACGAGGAGCTAGCGGATCCGGAATTCGCGGAAGACGCTTCTGATGTGAACGCTTCCGAAGCGGAAGAAGACAGCGAGTCTTCCGAGTAAAAACTAGAAGCGGGAGAAGCGCTTCGTCAGCATTTCCTCCAGGCCCTTCCAGGACTCCGCGTGCTCGGTGTAGGGCTTGGAGGGCACGTAGCCTGCGTGCTCGGTGGAACCCAGCATGTAGCCCAGGTAGTCCTGGAAGCGCGGGTTCTGCAGCATGTAGGAGTTGATGGAGTCATCCCCGGCCCAGTCGGCGGCATCTGCGCAGACCTCGTAGCAACGGCTCATCTGGTCCGTATCAACGGATTCGGGGCCCTTTTCAATATCGCGGACAATGCCGTAGAAGCTGTACTGGTTATCCGGGTGAACGGTGACCTCGAGCTCACCAGCGTTCGCTGCGGCAACGACTTCCTCCCAGGTGGATACCTTTGCTAGGTCGTGGTCATCGTTTTCCATGATCCAGCGCACCAGCACCTTGGAGCTGGGGAAGGTGAAGATTTCGCCCCACTTGCCCAAGAAAACCGGCTTGCCGTCGAGGTAGGTGCGCAGGGTGTAGACCGTCCTCTGATCGGCGGTGATCTTCACCGGGTCGATGCCCGCGGCTGCCCAGGGGGAGCTGTCATAAGGATCGGCGGATTCTGCGGCGGCCTTGCGCTCTTCCTCGGCCTTCTTGCGGGCTTCCTCTGCTGCTTCGCTGGCGGCGGAGATGCGGGTGGCGGCGTTGGTGGTTGCATCCTGGGTGAAGTCAGAGGAAGGAACGACCTTGACCACCTTGTCGAGGTCTTCGATGACCGAGCGCCAGTTGCTGTGGATAACGCGGCCCACGCCGGACCACTCACTCATGCCCTGTTCACCGGCGTAGTGATCGGCTCCGCGGGCAGGGTTGCGCAGGATGGAGTGCGATGCGAAGAAGATGACGGTGTGTTCCGCGGCGCAGACCTCCGCTAGTGCCTGTGCAATCTCCAGGCAGCGTGCGACGGTGGACACGTTCTCGTGGCTGGGGCGGCCGGCCAGGTGCTTCGGCATGCCGATGAGGTCGTAGACGCGTTTCTTTTCTGGCACGACACGGTCCGCCGCTTGGGAATTAAAGGCTTCCCACTTCGGGTGGTCGAGCAAGTCGTGCTTCGTGCCGGATTCGAGGAAGCAGAGCATCTCGGCTTCGGTGTTAAAGAGCAGGACGGATTCGTCGTCACCGAGAAAGGCCTGCCACTCGGAACCGTTCTGGCGCCACTTTGGCGCCCATAGGGTATAAAAATCGCCCTCAGAAAGGGAGAGCTTGATGGGGACAATAGCGCGGGTGTTCATGGGCAAATAGTCTACCCTGTGGGCCTCCAGAAGCCTTTGAAAGCCATCCCCATGTTGTTGGTGCGCAGTGGATTGGTTTGCACGGGGCTGCCGGCCTCCACCATCTGCCCGTCACCGGAGTACATGGCCACATGCCCATCCCACACAACGAGGTCGCCGGGCTGCAGCTCATCCGCGCTCACCTGGCGGCCCACGGTCTGGCTTTCAGCGGTGCGCGGCAGTTCCACCCCAGCCTGGCGCCAAGCCCATTGGGTTAGCCCCGAGCAATCGAAGCTGCCGTTGCCGGTGCCGCCCCATCCATAGGGTGTGCCCAGCTGGGAGAGTGCGGCTTGCACCGCGGCCTGGCCTTGCGCGCTTCCTTTGCTATCAGAGGACGAGGACGTGGTCAGCGCGTGGCGTGCTCCGCCTTCCTCCTGCGGACCGCGCACTGAAGGGCGCACCGCGCGTTGTGCAATGGGCACGAGGGGCGCGGCCGCCTGAAGGAGCTCCCCGGCCAGCTGCTTTACGCGCAGCATCGCCTTGCCGACGTACTCCATTGCCAAGGCCTGCAAAGCCGAGCGGGCTGCGGCCTGTGTGGCTGGGTTGGGGATGAGCAAGCCCAAGGCTAAAGGCAGTCCGCGCTGGAGCAACTCGAATCCCAGCCCGATGAGGTCCCTGACGGCCGCCGAGATGAGCCCGCGCGCGGAATCTAGCGCAGAGCGCGCCGTGGAAAGGTCCTCGGTGGCCTGGCGTGCGGTGGCGAAAAGCGCCCGCGGATCTCCGTGCGCTATCTCCGCTAAGGGCCCGGCAGCAGTGAGATCGGGCACAGTGGGCAGGGAGACATCGGGAAGCTGTGCCGGCTGCATCCGAGCGATGTGAGCGATTGCTGACTCCAACATCACAGACCCCCACAGGCGCTAGCAAGAGCACCGTCAGCGTCCTCGGCCTCGCGGGCCATGCGGAAGCTGGAGTCCGCCACAGCTCCGGCATCCGCCCTGACCTGGGCAAGGCGGGCAGCGAGGTTTTCCATGGCGGAGTTAAATGCGCCGGTGAAGCCACCCAGAACGGAATCTATAGGTAACGCAGGAGGGGGAGTGGCGGAGGCTTGGGAGACGGTGGCCAGTTCGTGTGCCAGCCGGCGGGTGTATTCGGTGTCAATAGTGAATGTGTCAAAGCTAGTCATGCCTTTTTAGACTGCGCCGCCCGCTGATCGGTTCCCGGCGGATTCTTATACAGTGAAGGGCATGGATATCCACGTAGTAGACCACCCCCTCGCCGCCTCCCGGCTCACGCTGATGCGTGATGCCCGCAGCGATAACACCGCTTTCCGTGCCGCCCTGCGAGACCTGGGCACCATGCTGGTGTATGAAGCAGCCCGTGATTTGCCCGTCGAGCATTTTGATTGCGTCACTCCCGTCGCCACGGCGGAGGGCACCCGCCTGCAAAACCCGCCGATTATCGTGCCCATCATCCGTGCTGGTCTGGGCATGATTGACCCGGCCCTGTCCATGATTCCGGATGCCCAGGTCGGCTTCATCGGTATGGCGCGAGATGAGGAAA contains:
- a CDS encoding D-alanyl-D-alanine carboxypeptidase family protein is translated as MKHVPAILTALALAATPPAFAEEEESSSPTRTTAPDTDSCPHSLVPEEPTTTSERLAPGQEAPTPLPAVEGAACGVTAPRGFRVNKDVVASAWMVSDLDTGEIIAMKDPNGRYRPASIIKALLALVVIEELPLDQRITATLDDASVEGSAVGLGPDGVYTVEQLLQGLLMASGNDAAHALAQAVGGDEKALEKVNAKAQEIGTRSTVAASYSGLDAAGMSTSAADISLIYRAAFANDTFARIVDTEHVEFPGWGDMPGYELWNDNGLFLNDPDGIGGKTGYTEDAHHTFVGAINRGGRRLQAVLLDTTVEHGFRAWEQAQMLLDEASDVRPGDGVGLVDDFAAGQEEPSESAPTTPAPTTPSTPATPEATAGSSSFGDSQGWIGWLVAGLVALLVVVVATFSLLRR
- the trpS gene encoding tryptophan--tRNA ligase, translating into MTDSTSASTSASRVLSGIQPTADSYHLGNYLGALKQWIDLQDSHEAFYFIPDLHAITVEQNPEELRHRTVAGAAQLIALGIDPAKSTLFVQSHVPAHAELTWVLQCLTGFGEASRMTQFKDKSLKQGQDRTSVGLFTYPVLMAADILLYSPHYVPVGEDQRQHLELTRNLAERFNNKYGEVFRVPEAFIPEGSAKIYDLQEPTAKMSKSGANPKGIVNLLDAPKTSAKRIKSAVTDDLGVVAFDREKQPGVSNLLAIQSALTGESIPDLVDKYEGQGYGHLKVDTAEALEAFTTPLKARYDELMEDRGELERILAKGAEHATEIATPLVDKVYEAVGFLPARRG
- a CDS encoding YhjD/YihY/BrkB family envelope integrity protein; protein product: MAPTTQPDEKKTDDYGIERAYADEPGAVDKVREKSGFIDHIMKMLDRYGSQGGNQFAAGITYFSVLAIFPIFMLTVAAIATVLANRPDLMQQLEEQIANAVSGDLGDSITELLHTAIEQRGAMYGIGGLTTLWSGLGWMNNLRIGISAMWMQDPTDAPGNFVTKKLSDLLGLIGLLVAMVIAFGVTAAGSSGLTQKIFEWVGIESFPGMGTVLVIAGIVIGLIANFLVFWWMVAFLPRTKVPTKSGLKGAAIGAVIFEAIKQLSTIIMSSAAGNPAGAVFGPVIVLMVVMYLVWRVVLYVSAWTATTEESLELLVPPVPDQAVIRVRNEIRQGPNTGVTLGAGAALGAAAAGAWALLRRK
- a CDS encoding NADP-dependent isocitrate dehydrogenase produces the protein MAKIIWTRTDEAPLLATYSFKPVVEAFASTAGIEVETRDISLAGRILAQFPERLGDKKVSDALAELGELAKTPEANIIKLPNISASLVQLKKAIAELQAAGFDLPEYEEAQEKYDAVKGSAVNPVLREGNSDRRAPIAVKNFAKKNPHKMGAWSADSKTNVATMDANDFRHNEKSVIMPEEDTLSIVLKTAEGEQPLLEKLPVLKGEVIDGTFMSAKALDEFLKAQVARAKEEGVLFSAHLKATMMKVSDPIIFGHVVRAFFADVFEKYGEELEAAGLNGENGLGAIYEGLDKLENGAEIKAAFDDALVDGPDLAMVNSHKGITNLHVPSDVIIDASMPAMIRTSGHMWNKNDEEQDTLAVIPDSSYAGVYQAVIEDCKANGAYDPTTMGTVPNVGLMAQKAEEYGSHNKTFKVPAAGTVEVRNSKGEALISHDVEEGDIWRACQTKDAPIQDWVKLAVNRARLSGMKAIFWLDPERGHDANLIELVNKYLQDHDTEGLDISIEDPVTATKISVERIRKGEDTISVTGNVLRDYNTDLFPILELGTSAKMLSVVPLMAGGGLFETGAGGSAPKHVQQVQEENHLRWDSLGEFLALAESFRHEHNTNGNAKAGVLAAALDKATETLLDEGKSPSRKVGENDNRGSHFFLTLNWAKELAAQTDDAELAEAFKPVAESLEAKAGEIEQALLDVQGSPVDLGGYYAPNEEKLAEVMRPVAAFNDIIDGLKK
- a CDS encoding MFS transporter, encoding MNTSIQRRPVPRQTEISATRRTIVMIAMALGAFAIGTTEFTSMGLLPLIADDFGITEDTASVVISVYALGVVVGAPVIAALTGKLPRRRLIILLIAFLLVGNLLTALAPNYGVLLVARFIAGLPHGAYFSVANLAAASMAPPGKQGFAMSMVGMGLSVATVIGVPAAQALGQGLGWHSAYYLVVVLAALTMVLLFFLFPHMTRMPETDMFTELGALKNSQVLLTVFLGTVGFGGMFAVYTYITWTMTEVAGMDPNHTWIVLMAYGIGMTVGNVAGGALADRNLEFGIIFALICMVGVSVAFYFLAHNAWAGTIAFGVLAFFGSILVPSLQLRLVNVAGDAQSLAAALNQSALNIANAAGAAIGGAVVGAGYSYNSTALAGAGLAVAGCITWVITMWDKRRLAPSVKIIEQS
- a CDS encoding RDD family protein, yielding MLPASFAPNLYTHFTLDSRATSRELSVQLAAADAHLEGLGYLPEDSEREELAVAARILCEPSSRASYDQMMESGARLTWAQLDDYATTGRWGESYHAATPAAPVQDAPRATPGTRVLLAVIDYVIAAIGVSLLLSVGVYNSTLNEVWLTSFSGIITVAYYICFEVLVGATPAKLIAGYTVRDVTTHNKLTWQQSIKRNWWRVASLVPLIGPLIAFFGALYVVTTIGPKNALRGQHDIMANAEVVKK
- a CDS encoding exodeoxyribonuclease III, which produces MSFTIASVNVNGIRAACKQRNENNPGMNAWLETTPADVVLMQEVRANPEQTQKALAPALEAGWNLVQAESAAKGRAGVGILSKHALGDVSVGFGSFAESGRFIAATVEGVRVASLYLPSGDTDSPKQDEKYLFLDEFSEVLDEMAATYPESVIGGDWNICHRAQDLKNNKPNEKKSGHLPEERAFMDRVFGSFPDDEPQEKKGLGDWLGVVDYETKTAWEAAKDPQWFDVARRLHPEAEGPYTWWTYRGQAFNNDAGWRIDYQAATKAMLERAQRTWVEKAPTVEERWSDHSPLLVEYK